The genomic window TCACGCCCTCGCGGGTTATGAGTTAACCTCCTCCGTTGGCATCCATCCAATTATTTCTACCGGAAACAAACCCCTACGCTATGCaggagaaataaaataaaaagtaaagacAACACAAGGGTATACGCCAAAAAGACAAcatgaaaaataaatgtttaacaGACAACTCTTGCATGCATTCAGATGAATTGATTTTTCAATCcatatatatagattaaaagtttatatacaGGAAGTTGGGATGCTGCATAGTTAATAAAGATTATTCTGATTTTGATGGCACATTAAATAACATAACTAGTAACTACTATACAATAATACAAAAGAATCTACCTCACACTGATCTTAACCCTCCAACTctaacaattaggtagagatGAACAATCTTCATACGCCCAAAAACTCAGTGCAGTCTGCTCTCTCAGGTCCAAGTCATTTCTACTTGATTGCGAGATTCAATCAATTACTTGGCCTATAAAACATTGTGAAATAGAATGACTCCAGTTTTGAGCCTACTATGACACTTTAACTCCACTTGGACGTTTACCTTCCATTGCATCCTTCTTATTGCGACAATCACAGCATAGAAAAGGACCTTGCCACGGCTTCGAGCTTGTAGAGAAAATTGAACCTGCATGGACAGATATGCCCTCACTTGGAGCTAGATCAACTTGGCATACAGCACAGACAAAGAGGCCGGATGTTGATTGTCCCGAGTTCTCCTCATTTCCTAATCTGTAGGGCACAATTGGTATTAAATATTTGTGAACCAGAACAGTTTCATTAATATTTAAACTGTGGATAGAAAATTGTCCGAGTACGTCTCACTCAACAAGAAAACCAGGTGCACAAAATATTCCAATCATGTATTGCTTCCGGACAAGAACAAATTCACAACTGACAGAACTCACAATAAAATTGACTGGCATAGAATCCTAAGAAAGAATTGACAAATTGATAAATATATTGACTCAACCTTGTTTTTTCGGTCCATGAAACCTTGTCTATATGCTTATATGttgaaattatattgaagatccttaatattgtgttttttgttCGGAGACAAACTAAACTACTGTAGTGGAAAGATACCTCATTTCTGTTtaagataaaaagaaaaggcACAATTTATCCGAACAATCAAAAAAAGGATGCCAGATAAAGCAGAGTTACTGCAGTGCCTACTGCACACTGCACAGTATCTCCTTCATAATGTCATATCCGTGTTTACTTTGCAATCTAAACAagttatttctttattttaccTTTTCTGCTTTAGTCAATTTTAGCTTGGAATTTTATCAGGTGGATATTGTTTTCTATTGCACTGAAAAGGTTATCTTTCCTTCTGTTGCTTCAACTAATCAGTTTATACATTCATTTTGAATATCGGTCAGAATATTTTCAAAGCCATCATCTAACCGGTGACTAATATATTCCAAACTAAGATTCTACCTTATAgtataaattacaaataatGAGTTTTCTGGTACTCGTCAATTGAAAATGTGTCtataaaagagaataaaatattACCTTTCAGCAAGCATGGCTGATCCTTCTTCAAACAGTTCTTCAACTATATTTATAGTTGAAAGCTTCTTTGACAGCTTGCCAGCGGTATCACGGGACCTCTTCCTGAACAAAAAAAGATCTCTCAGCTTATTCCGCTTTTTGGGGGGAGGTGTTGGTGGCAATTCGTTATCAGGTGGGATTATGTCAACTACTATGCATGTTGTATCATCCTTTAACCCTCTAGTTCTTAGTGCTTCCTGAATAACAGTAGGAACACATAAATACACGAGGCGAAATGTCAACTTTGTAAACTTTGTAAACATGATGCTAGTGTCAATTTACAAGGCAGAAGACATGCAAAATTGCAGAATAGGTTTAAAATTAAGCTACAGATAACATTATAGAACATATTACCTTAACAACCTGCATTGCAGCAAGTTCGGCAGGCAAACCACGGCAAGATTTTGCAGCCATTTCTGATGATACAGCATCCCATATGCCATCAGAGGCAATTATAAGCCTCCCACCAGCTTTTGATAGCTATAATTCATGAAAAAGTGTAAGATTTTCCTCGAATAAAGACCTTTGCAGGATACAAAAGAGTGAAAGGTTATCTGGAAAGTAGAAACAAATCATACCTTCACTTGTTTGACATATGGTATTGGAACTATAAATTCCCCAACATCCATGTCTCCAATTGACCTAGAAAGGCATAGACCTCCTGGCCAGCATCGAAGGGGGCCAATCTGCATTTATTCAGAACTAAGCATTTAAAACAATGATAAGCTACATGAAATGTCCTTTATTAGAAAACtgattttgtgtaaaaaatGTAATTACAACATAATATGCGCACCTCAGCACCACCGACAATGCTAAGCCTCCCAACCTCACCTCCACTTGCAGTAACACGTTCCCTCCTGTGTATACAGTGAAACTCATGACCATGAGCAATACAGAAAAAGTTAACTGACTCGGCCATAGAGATAAGAAAATCAATATTAACATACTCTTCAATATTCTCTTCTAGTCTGTGATCAACTGTTAAGGTGGTGACAGCGCCACCTTGTGTATCCAGTATACAACGAGAATCTCCAACAGATGCAACTGTCACAGTCCACCGATCAACTATCACAAACGTGGCTGTGGT from Trifolium pratense cultivar HEN17-A07 linkage group LG1, ARS_RC_1.1, whole genome shotgun sequence includes these protein-coding regions:
- the LOC123901213 gene encoding probable protein phosphatase 2C 15 isoform X1; protein product: MASGEGRRCHHHDLVPLAALLKREMKSERMEKPTVRIGQAAQSKKGEDYFLVKTDCQRVPGNSSTAFSVFAIFDGHNGNAAAVFTKENLLNHVLCALPRGLGRDEWLQALPRALVAGFVKTDKEFQSRGETSGTTATFVIVDRWTVTVASVGDSRCILDTQGGAVTTLTVDHRLEENIEEYVNIDFLISMAESVNFFCIAHGHEFHCIHRRERVTASGGEVGRLSIVGGAEIGPLRCWPGGLCLSRSIGDMDVGEFIVPIPYVKQVKLSKAGGRLIIASDGIWDAVSSEMAAKSCRGLPAELAAMQVVKEALRTRGLKDDTTCIVVDIIPPDNELPPTPPPKKRNKLRDLFLFRKRSRDTAGKLSKKLSTINIVEELFEEGSAMLAERLGNEENSGQSTSGLFVCAVCQVDLAPSEGISVHAGSIFSTSSKPWQGPFLCCDCRNKKDAMEGKRPSGVKVS
- the LOC123901213 gene encoding probable protein phosphatase 2C 15 isoform X2 gives rise to the protein MASGEGRRCHHHDLVPLAALLKREMKSERMEKPTVRIGQAAQSKKGEDYFLVKTDCQRVPGNSSTAFSVFAIFDGHNGNAAAVFTKENLLNHVLCALPRGLGRDEWLQALPRALVAGFVKTDKEFQSRGETSGTTATFVIVDRWTVTVASVGDSRCILDTQGGAVTTLTVDHRLEENIEERERVTASGGEVGRLSIVGGAEIGPLRCWPGGLCLSRSIGDMDVGEFIVPIPYVKQVKLSKAGGRLIIASDGIWDAVSSEMAAKSCRGLPAELAAMQVVKEALRTRGLKDDTTCIVVDIIPPDNELPPTPPPKKRNKLRDLFLFRKRSRDTAGKLSKKLSTINIVEELFEEGSAMLAERLGNEENSGQSTSGLFVCAVCQVDLAPSEGISVHAGSIFSTSSKPWQGPFLCCDCRNKKDAMEGKRPSGVKVS